One stretch of Tenacibaculum sp. MAR_2010_89 DNA includes these proteins:
- a CDS encoding TIGR01777 family oxidoreductase → MTKILITGGTGLVGKHLQEVLKKNNHEVSILTRTPKKSNEFRWNIKEGYIDEKAFENITHIIHLAGAGIADKRWSKKRKEELIDSRIQSANLLFEYSKKLNIQLEGFISASGIGYYGAITSQSIFKETDAPENDFISKICIQWEKAALQFKTLEIPVTILRTSIVLTKTGGALNKINTPLFLAELGNGKQYMPWIHIEDLCALYVKAVNNNTFTGIFNASAPEHHTNTSFTKTLAKVTRKLLLPFSIPSFILNLILGELSVILLKGSKISTEKTSQFYSFKFEKLNNALDDLL, encoded by the coding sequence ATGACTAAAATATTGATAACTGGTGGTACTGGTTTAGTAGGTAAACATTTACAAGAAGTTTTAAAAAAGAATAATCATGAAGTTTCAATACTAACTAGAACTCCTAAAAAGAGTAATGAATTTCGTTGGAATATAAAAGAAGGGTATATTGATGAAAAAGCTTTTGAAAATATTACACATATTATTCATTTAGCCGGCGCAGGAATTGCTGATAAAAGATGGTCAAAAAAACGTAAAGAAGAATTAATTGATAGTAGAATTCAATCTGCTAATTTACTATTTGAATATAGTAAAAAGTTGAATATTCAATTAGAAGGATTTATTTCAGCTTCTGGTATCGGTTATTATGGAGCTATAACTTCTCAATCTATTTTTAAAGAAACTGATGCTCCTGAAAACGATTTCATTTCAAAAATTTGTATTCAATGGGAAAAAGCTGCCTTACAATTTAAAACTCTTGAAATACCTGTTACTATTTTACGTACCAGTATTGTCTTAACAAAAACTGGAGGCGCTTTAAATAAAATAAACACACCACTATTTTTAGCCGAATTAGGTAACGGAAAACAATATATGCCTTGGATTCATATTGAAGATTTATGTGCTCTATATGTAAAAGCAGTTAATAATAATACCTTTACTGGTATATTTAATGCGTCTGCTCCTGAGCATCATACTAATACTTCTTTTACAAAAACATTAGCAAAAGTAACTCGTAAACTATTATTACCTTTTAGTATTCCTTCTTTTATTTTGAACCTTATTTTGGGCGAACTTTCTGTCATTCTTTTAAAAGGAAGTAAAATTTCTACCGAAAAAACATCACAATTTTATTCGTTTAAATTTGAAAAATTGAACAATGCTTTAGATGATTTATTATAA
- a CDS encoding YdeI family protein: protein MVEKPLLYFKTDSEWRSWLFENHTKSTGIYLILYKIETKIPSMRWEEAVKVALCFGWIDSTVKSLGNGKRQQYFCPRKPKSVWSKLNKSYIKELVNNNQMHSSGLQKIKIAKSNGSWEALDDIDNLIIPTDLQIEFDKNNKAFNNYLNFAPSYKKNYLYWLHQAKREITRQKRITEIIQFCEANKKQR, encoded by the coding sequence ATGGTAGAAAAACCATTATTATATTTTAAAACTGACTCCGAATGGCGTAGTTGGTTATTTGAAAACCATACTAAAAGTACCGGTATATATCTCATTTTATATAAAATAGAAACTAAAATACCAAGTATGCGCTGGGAAGAAGCCGTAAAAGTTGCCCTATGTTTTGGTTGGATTGATTCTACCGTTAAAAGTTTAGGCAATGGTAAGAGACAGCAATACTTTTGCCCTAGGAAACCCAAAAGTGTTTGGAGTAAACTAAATAAATCTTACATAAAGGAACTGGTTAATAATAATCAAATGCACTCATCTGGGTTACAAAAAATCAAAATTGCAAAAAGTAACGGATCCTGGGAAGCACTAGATGATATTGATAATTTAATTATTCCTACTGATTTACAAATTGAGTTTGATAAAAATAATAAAGCCTTTAATAATTATCTAAACTTCGCTCCTTCTTATAAAAAAAACTATTTATATTGGTTACATCAAGCTAAAAGAGAAATAACACGTCAAAAAAGAATTACGGAGATAATACAATTTTGTGAAGCTAACAAAAAGCAACGATAA
- a CDS encoding nuclear transport factor 2 family protein, whose amino-acid sequence MKKRIIIIVLCTICSMNSFAQESDYKLVEKTVSYYLEGGTNNDFETLKKAFHEDATMKFVSKGIYKEVNALSFFKRVIKKGPKQNRKTQISYINVSGNTANAKLEIEYPSFTFIDYMNLLKIDGEWKVVNKIFNRKPKTSNK is encoded by the coding sequence ATGAAAAAAAGAATTATCATAATAGTACTTTGTACCATCTGTTCAATGAATAGCTTTGCACAAGAATCGGATTACAAGCTTGTAGAAAAGACAGTTTCTTATTATTTAGAAGGAGGAACAAATAACGATTTTGAAACTTTAAAAAAAGCATTTCATGAAGATGCAACTATGAAATTTGTTTCAAAGGGAATATATAAAGAAGTAAATGCACTAAGTTTTTTTAAAAGAGTAATAAAAAAAGGGCCTAAGCAAAATAGAAAAACACAAATTTCCTATATAAATGTTTCTGGAAATACAGCAAATGCAAAATTAGAAATTGAATATCCATCATTTACATTTATAGATTATATGAATTTATTAAAGATAGATGGGGAATGGAAAGTAGTAAATAAGATATTTAATAGAAAGCCAAAAACATCAAATAAATAA
- a CDS encoding nuclear transport factor 2 family protein, whose amino-acid sequence MKKYTLLVVLFLVFQILQAQTETETENLLVKKTLQNYIEGSSYNKLKLLESAFAENATLYLTGRDGFKVYTPKEYTGFFKNSIKGKFNGRDGKILSVEVVKDIATAKVEIAGPGRKWVYIDLFLLKKTNGNWKIISKTATKVDDPEEKAVLFVVSNAHFYGDTKLKTGNSFSEIVNAYDVFKKAGYTVDFLSPKGGAVPLAYINTSDSESKKYLYDSNFMNALKNTKSPSEINASKYKAVQYIGGGGAMFGVPENKEIQSIVMEIYEKHKGIVSSVCHGTAGIINLKTKDGKYLVDGKNVSGYPDDYENKTKDYFKTFPFLIKQTIEKRGGKFQFSKPGKAHVEVDGRLITGQNYLSSKGVSLKTIEIINATMK is encoded by the coding sequence ATGAAAAAATACACCTTGTTAGTAGTATTATTTTTAGTATTTCAAATACTACAAGCGCAAACAGAAACAGAAACAGAAAATTTACTTGTAAAGAAAACATTACAAAACTATATTGAAGGAAGTTCTTATAATAAATTAAAGTTATTAGAAAGTGCTTTTGCTGAAAATGCAACTTTATACCTTACAGGAAGAGATGGTTTTAAGGTTTATACTCCAAAGGAGTATACTGGTTTTTTTAAAAATTCAATAAAAGGAAAATTTAATGGACGTGATGGTAAAATATTATCTGTAGAGGTAGTGAAAGATATAGCAACAGCTAAAGTTGAAATAGCTGGGCCAGGAAGGAAATGGGTTTATATTGATTTATTCTTGCTAAAGAAAACTAATGGTAATTGGAAAATTATTAGTAAAACAGCAACAAAGGTTGATGATCCAGAAGAAAAGGCTGTTTTATTTGTTGTTTCAAACGCTCATTTTTATGGAGATACAAAATTAAAAACGGGTAATAGCTTTTCAGAAATTGTAAATGCCTATGATGTTTTTAAAAAAGCTGGATACACTGTTGATTTTTTAAGTCCAAAAGGAGGAGCAGTCCCTTTAGCATATATTAATACTTCAGATAGTGAGAGTAAAAAATATTTATACGATTCTAATTTTATGAATGCTTTAAAAAACACAAAATCACCTTCAGAAATTAATGCTTCAAAATATAAAGCGGTTCAATACATCGGAGGAGGTGGTGCTATGTTTGGTGTTCCAGAAAATAAAGAGATACAAAGTATTGTAATGGAAATTTATGAGAAGCATAAAGGAATTGTTTCTTCAGTATGCCATGGTACAGCAGGTATTATTAATTTAAAAACTAAAGATGGGAAATATTTAGTAGATGGTAAAAATGTTAGCGGATATCCAGACGATTATGAAAATAAAACTAAAGATTATTTTAAAACTTTTCCTTTTTTAATTAAACAAACGATTGAGAAAAGAGGTGGGAAATTTCAATTTTCTAAACCAGGGAAAGCTCATGTTGAAGTAGATGGAAGGTTAATAACTGGGCAAAATTATTTATCGTCAAAGGGAGTTTCATTAAAAACAATTGAAATAATAAATGCAACTATGAAATAG
- a CDS encoding AraC family transcriptional regulator yields the protein MDFERQLLFFFSALGAFNGFLLSVYFAYSTKHKKFSNYFLSLLLFVLSIRIIKSVFLYFNPNLSSVFIQIGLSACVLIGPALYLYITSLIKESKTKKWRLHIIPFTIVLIVLGVLYPYLEHRKLWSRFIVKIIYIQWLIYILLTGIELKYIIKNVFNKSIKLKEIEIWLLSIFIGVLVIWLSYNIGSFTSYIVGALSFSFVFYLLLLLWVFKRNKSTLFFEEKIKYENKKFDEEEVKPIIKKLAVIKEEKLFKNPDLKISEIAKKLKIPTHQLSQLLNDNLGKSFSLFINELRIEEAKQLLVSEKIYTIETIGYDCGFNSKSTFFTTFKKVTGTTPAKYKKENSKN from the coding sequence ATGGATTTTGAACGTCAATTATTATTCTTTTTTAGTGCTTTAGGAGCATTTAATGGATTTCTATTAAGTGTTTATTTTGCGTATTCAACAAAACACAAGAAGTTTTCAAATTACTTTTTATCATTATTATTATTTGTTTTAAGTATACGAATTATCAAATCGGTTTTTTTATATTTTAATCCAAATCTGTCAAGTGTTTTTATACAAATAGGGCTCTCAGCATGTGTTTTAATTGGTCCTGCTTTGTATTTGTATATAACTTCCTTAATAAAAGAAAGCAAAACTAAAAAATGGAGGTTGCATATTATTCCATTTACTATTGTTTTAATAGTTTTAGGAGTACTGTATCCTTATTTAGAGCATAGAAAATTATGGTCACGATTTATTGTTAAAATTATTTATATACAATGGTTAATTTATATTCTTTTAACAGGAATAGAATTAAAGTATATTATAAAAAATGTATTTAATAAGTCGATTAAACTTAAAGAAATTGAAATATGGTTATTAAGTATTTTTATAGGCGTATTAGTAATATGGTTATCCTATAATATAGGATCTTTTACATCATACATTGTAGGGGCATTGTCATTTTCATTTGTTTTTTATCTTTTACTATTATTATGGGTATTTAAAAGAAATAAAAGCACTTTGTTTTTTGAAGAAAAAATTAAATATGAAAATAAAAAGTTTGATGAAGAAGAAGTTAAACCAATAATTAAAAAATTAGCAGTTATTAAAGAAGAAAAATTGTTTAAAAATCCTGATTTAAAAATATCAGAGATTGCTAAAAAACTAAAAATCCCAACTCATCAATTGTCACAACTTCTAAATGATAATTTAGGAAAATCATTTTCTTTATTTATAAATGAACTTAGAATAGAAGAAGCAAAACAGTTATTAGTATCTGAGAAAATATATACAATTGAAACAATTGGATATGATTGCGGATTTAACTCTAAATCTACCTTTTTCACAACTTTTAAAAAGGTAACAGGAACTACACCAGCTAAATATAAAAAAGAAAATAGTAAAAATTAA
- a CDS encoding YwbE family protein, with the protein MKDGRNRKNIQIGSIVEVVQKNHQRTGELTEGIVSRLLTKSPNHPHGIKVQLESGIVGRVKNVIEEE; encoded by the coding sequence ATGAAAGACGGTAGAAATAGAAAAAATATTCAGATTGGTAGTATTGTTGAAGTAGTACAGAAAAATCATCAAAGAACTGGAGAGTTAACGGAAGGTATTGTAAGTAGATTATTAACAAAATCACCAAATCATCCACACGGAATAAAAGTACAGTTAGAATCTGGTATTGTTGGAAGAGTTAAAAATGTTATAGAAGAAGAGTAA
- a CDS encoding DUF4440 domain-containing protein: protein MRLLIYIFLLFLSINVANSQTYIGKEKQIKQILENTKNFSKYVNTSNYKMIGECYTTDAKIFPQRGNILEGKKAIVKYWTLPEGIKTIQHKITQHEIRIVKNTAYDYGIYEGTTVKKDGKKTSWKGKYVIVWKKVAGNWKIYLDIWNSL, encoded by the coding sequence ATGCGACTATTAATATATATATTCTTACTTTTTCTTTCTATCAACGTAGCAAATAGCCAAACATATATTGGAAAAGAAAAACAGATTAAACAAATTTTAGAAAACACTAAAAACTTTTCTAAATATGTAAATACGTCTAATTACAAAATGATTGGAGAGTGCTATACTACAGATGCAAAAATATTTCCTCAAAGGGGTAACATATTAGAAGGGAAAAAAGCAATAGTAAAGTATTGGACACTTCCAGAAGGTATTAAAACAATACAACATAAGATAACGCAACATGAAATACGAATAGTTAAAAATACAGCATATGATTATGGTATATATGAAGGAACTACAGTTAAAAAAGATGGAAAGAAAACTAGCTGGAAAGGAAAATATGTAATCGTTTGGAAAAAAGTAGCGGGAAATTGGAAGATATATCTTGATATTTGGAATAGTTTATAA
- a CDS encoding type 1 glutamine amidotransferase domain-containing protein encodes MQKTIFSLLIILILLGCKTSINEKGKILFIVSNQHTYGNTKLNAANHFSEIVLAYNVFKKKGYKVDFVSPKGGAIPIGYIKTSDSIQKKYLYDSDFMNLLKNTLVPEGVVEINYKAVYYSGGGSAMFGVPENKGIQNLSRTIYEKKGIVSAICHGTAGIVNLKLSNGTFLYAGKEVNGFPEIFENKTASYYKTFPFSIEESIVANGGRFTYSKKGWDNNYVVDGRLITGQDPSATVSVAQKVIELLEK; translated from the coding sequence ATGCAAAAAACAATCTTTTCGTTATTAATTATTCTGATTTTACTAGGGTGTAAAACATCAATAAATGAAAAAGGGAAAATACTTTTTATAGTATCAAATCAACATACATATGGAAATACAAAATTAAATGCTGCTAATCATTTCTCTGAAATTGTTTTGGCATATAATGTTTTTAAGAAGAAAGGTTATAAAGTAGATTTTGTAAGCCCTAAAGGAGGTGCGATTCCTATCGGTTATATAAAGACATCTGATTCTATTCAAAAAAAGTATTTATATGATTCAGATTTCATGAATTTACTTAAGAACACATTAGTTCCAGAAGGTGTTGTTGAAATCAACTATAAGGCTGTTTATTATAGTGGTGGTGGTTCAGCTATGTTTGGAGTACCCGAAAATAAAGGAATTCAAAACCTTTCAAGAACTATTTATGAAAAGAAAGGTATTGTATCTGCAATTTGTCATGGCACTGCCGGAATTGTAAATTTAAAATTATCTAATGGAACGTTTTTGTACGCAGGGAAAGAAGTAAACGGTTTTCCTGAAATTTTTGAAAATAAAACAGCTTCTTATTATAAAACATTTCCTTTTTCTATAGAAGAAAGTATAGTTGCAAATGGAGGGAGATTTACATATTCTAAAAAAGGATGGGATAATAATTATGTAGTTGATGGAAGATTAATTACAGGTCAAGATCCTTCGGCTACAGTATCGGTAGCTCAAAAAGTGATAGAATTATTAGAAAAATAA
- a CDS encoding AraC family transcriptional regulator, producing MTFDNSILFFLCSLGVFNGFLVSVYFLFLGKPKRTQNTLFGFLVLMLSIRIGKSVYSLFSETKDLLIMQIGLSACFLIGVSLFYYLKSSVENKKKIPTAWKVHVFSLFFIVVIIGLLKPYRTNIEFWRDFVTVIYTIWGIYILFSGFVLKNIYKKIFSKSLKYSTSELWLVAVFLGNVLIYLAYLIGYFWMYFLGTLVFSLVFYGLLFFFMSKKNRETIFKDIPKKYVSKKIDNNEAESLIIELHEVIKKKQFYKNSNIKLKDIAKELNITSHKLSQLLNDNLGKSFALFINEYRIKEAKKLLKEETKITLEAIGFEAGFSSKSTFYATFKRVTGKTPSEYKKEFL from the coding sequence ATGACTTTTGATAATTCAATCTTGTTTTTTTTATGCTCACTAGGAGTTTTTAATGGATTTCTTGTAAGTGTATATTTTTTGTTTTTGGGGAAACCAAAGCGAACACAAAATACATTATTTGGATTTCTAGTTTTAATGTTATCTATTAGGATAGGAAAATCAGTATACTCTCTTTTTAGTGAAACCAAAGATTTATTAATAATGCAAATAGGTCTTTCAGCATGTTTTTTAATTGGAGTTTCGTTATTTTATTATTTAAAATCCTCTGTAGAAAACAAAAAGAAAATACCTACTGCATGGAAAGTACATGTTTTTAGTCTCTTTTTTATTGTCGTTATTATTGGGTTGCTTAAACCTTATAGGACAAACATAGAGTTTTGGAGAGATTTTGTAACAGTTATTTACACGATTTGGGGAATATATATATTGTTTTCTGGGTTTGTTTTAAAAAATATCTATAAAAAAATATTCAGTAAAAGTTTAAAATATTCCACTTCTGAATTATGGTTGGTTGCTGTTTTTCTAGGGAATGTATTAATTTATTTAGCTTATTTAATTGGTTATTTTTGGATGTATTTTTTGGGAACATTAGTTTTCTCGTTAGTTTTTTATGGACTGCTTTTCTTTTTTATGTCAAAAAAAAATAGAGAGACTATTTTCAAAGATATTCCTAAGAAATATGTATCAAAGAAAATTGATAATAATGAAGCTGAAAGCCTGATTATAGAGTTACATGAGGTAATAAAGAAAAAACAATTTTATAAGAATAGTAATATTAAATTAAAAGATATAGCAAAAGAATTGAATATTACTTCACATAAATTATCACAATTGTTGAATGATAATTTAGGAAAAAGCTTTGCATTATTCATAAATGAATACCGAATTAAGGAAGCCAAAAAGTTATTGAAAGAAGAAACTAAAATAACTTTAGAAGCCATAGGCTTTGAAGCTGGATTTAGTTCTAAATCTACTTTTTACGCAACGTTTAAAAGGGTTACCGGTAAAACACCATCAGAATATAAAAAGGAATTTTTGTGA